A stretch of DNA from Cannabis sativa cultivar Pink pepper isolate KNU-18-1 chromosome X, ASM2916894v1, whole genome shotgun sequence:
ctttttttttttttttcaagattgATAGTttatatcaataaaaaaaaaaagattgacaATTAAATTTAGTATTAGTTTATTTACTAATTTTTGTAAGGCTTTCTTaatttatatttgtaattatgaattattagcTGTGTATACACTTAGCTATATAATGAATTAGTTCAAAAGTATTTTCcatcttttttttattgatgTTCTATTCATATGGTTTTTTGAAATGtttgtatattattaaaaaaaaataaaaacaaagtgAAAGTTTTAAGAATTATACTATAATTTTACTCAAATATTTGAGAGTGGCTTGAAGTTTGTGACAACTTTGACGAATGCTTGCATAAGAAATCTTCACATGCCTCCACTTCCAAGTTGGCACAATACgtgtcaaataaatatatacgtGGATGAGTATGAGCTTACCACGtggatcatcatcatcaatatataatataggTCCCACCGAAAATATCTCATCAGAGTTGTAGAACCGCGCGCCTTGGCTTGCAGCCAAACCTGTGGGCTTGTATTATGTAAGCCCAGCCCAGCCCAGCCCATGCATCATCACGGATAAGATCAAACGCTGAACATACCATGCAACTTACTTCGAGTAATAATGAAGccgaaaaaaagagaaataaagGGCACCCAGTTGGCTAGTACTTTGTAATGTGTTAGTATTGCTATTTGTCTAATTaagtataattaagtatcgaatcctatataatttaatataataatttttagagagtATTGCTAACCAATCGTAACATGATATTTCGAGAAGGTGCTAAACACCACTAGTGTCTTATAACAATGCtccgaaaaaaaatacaaatcattattttaaaaagtaatattACATCACTCTATCATCTCCTACTTTTAATGTTATAATTTTGGATGTTgcacatattatttattattattttttctttgttatgaGATATTGcacatattattatttgtattataCATTTAGGTTTCATTATAAATTTAGGAAAATTTTATAGtaccaaatttattttttatttttattttattggtaAAAATTCCTTTTCAGTATATAgagaattttataatttaatttttatataaactaTATTATAGTTATACCATACATTATATTTGCTAGCTTTTACAAAATTTACAAATGTCAAAAATACAATTCAAATTAATTAGTTAGacgcaaataaaaaaaattaaaaaacattcaACTaactattaaaatttatttttaacattgtgaaaattttaaatttttttaaagtctaATAAAATACAtcctataattataatatatgtctTTATATAAAAACATTTTTaccaataaaacaaaataaatgtctcTACTATAGTTGTATTTAATTCATTATGTAAAAAGACATTATAACAATTTAGTTGATGAAACAGTATATTAGTTTTGGGGAATTTttctatataatattttttaatttttttttttttagatttacagTTCGGATTGTTATAAgagttattttaataaattttataatatagattttagttacaatttaaaattattctgtaggtatataaatttttataaaaaaatattttaaaatataaaaataaaaaacttaaaaataattttatagcatttcaaataataaaaataagtacataatacataattcagaaaaaaaaagtacataATAAACAAATGAGATTTCtcgaatatataaaataaaatacaaaaataaaaaagatacttGCTAAAGAAAATGAAACAGTAACATATGAAttatcaaaacaaaataaaaaataataaagaaactaAAGGACAAGAAAATGAAAGATGACCaccaacttatatatatatatatatatatatataataatacacaTCCAAACATGTATCTATAGTATATATAGGTCCACCGTCGTAGAAGCACTACTATATAGCTACATACTTATTACATAATAATTTCTCATCATCAAAAGCAGtttggaagaagaagagaatatatacacataaatatatatatacaagtgTTCATACTTATATCATTAACTTCTGTGGAATAAGTACTTTTGATCAAATGGGTTCACTAATGTCAGGTTGGGACTCACCTGTTTTCGCTTCTAAATCAGGTACAAAGTtagatatttaataatttagtaATTCTGTTTTTCCTTCCTTTTAagtatatatatcatgtattgTGTAGTTCTTTTAGTTTGAAAGTTAAAAGTAATTTAATTAATGGAGAGCCACATGAATGTTATGGTCTCATTCTCAGAAACAAATAAGCGAAATCGGAATCGGTCACTGACTAAAGAAGATATTGAAGCTTTTTGGAGAACAAAGAATAAAACAGTAGAAGAACACCTTAAAGACCTCTCAGAGGCCAAACAACATCGTCAGGTATTTTcatttacatatttaattatCTCTGTatctgtttaattttataaataaataaataaataatgttctCATTTATTATCTATAACAGAAAATTGACAAATTTGAGAAAGACGACTACTCTGGAAAAAAGTCTCAGGTGAAATCAAGCTCTTTGTCTCTACACAGCCTAAAAGTGGATGTGGATAGTGAGACAAGCATTGAAAATCATATCAAGAAAAATGGCtggtaaattatataaatatttaattttatatccatctaatcctaaattaattacttaattattaatctttggatacatatatatatatacataataaggTGGACTAGAAGTAACTGGGCATTTCTTAATGAACCACTGGCATCTGAAGCTGAAGGACCTCCCAACACTTACGTGTCACAGTTCCACGTGGCTACCTAGTAAAGACCCTTTTCCAGTTATGGAATCGATTAGCGATCGCCACGAAAGTAgttaaatattaattgtaat
This window harbors:
- the LOC115700942 gene encoding uncharacterized protein LOC115700942, which produces MGSLMSGWDSPVFASKSETNKRNRNRSLTKEDIEAFWRTKNKTVEEHLKDLSEAKQHRQKIDKFEKDDYSGKKSQVKSSSLSLHSLKVDVDSETSIENHIKKNGWWTRSNWAFLNEPLASEAEGPPNTYVSQFHVAT